Genomic DNA from Prevotella intermedia ATCC 25611 = DSM 20706:
ACATTAGATGGACCAGACTTGCCAACATTGTACATTGTAACGACATAATACTTGTCGTTCTCGGTACCTTCAGGGTCGATGGCAGTTACCTCGCTCATACTGTTGCTGCTTGCAATGAGCTTATCGCCACGATAAACGTTGTAGCCGATGATTTGCAGTGGTGCACTCTCGTAAGTAATGTCGTCGATGATAAGTCCTGCTGGCTCATAGCCATAAGATGTCTGAGGTATTGTTGAGGTGTGAACAATAGCGAAATATTTCGCACCTTCAGGTAGATTGACAGAAACTTTCTTCCAATTGATGTTGTCAGATGCGCTTTCGTTGAGTATCTTCTTGAAGCTGTTGGTATTCTTATCACTCGTAGAGTAAGCCACATAGAAGTCTTCTGGGCCATAGTTAGCATAGTCGCACTGTGGTGCCTTGGTGAAGAAGGTGATGGTTTGTGCCTTGCCTGAGAGCTCAGGAGAAATAATCCAGTCTTCGTTGCCACTTGGCGCATCGCCCAAATTACCAAAGCTCATCATAGCCTGGTCGCTGTTATGTCCTGCAAAACGCTGCTTGAAAAGCTGTGTGGTTGCATCGTCCATACCGTGGGTAGTGCCGTCGCAGTTGAACACGGTATAAGCAAAAGCCAAGCCGTTGCCTGGGAAAGAAATGCCACCGAATGTGTGGGTGCGGCCTTTGTCTGCATCATAGAGTGTCCATGGGTCAATTTCGTCAGTGAGGAATGGTGCATACGTTTCGAAGCTTTCGGTAATCGTGCACTTTTCTACTGCAGGAGCAGTCCACTCAAGTTTCACCTTATCACCGTCCTTGCTGGCTTTCAAGTCGTTGATAGCAGGGTATGGAGCAATGACAACCTTGATGGTCTTCTTTACTGAAACATTGTTCTCCTGATTTTCATCGGCATTCCAATCAGCTTCTCCCCATACTTGGAAATCGCTGTTTTCGAAAGATGCAGGACAGTTGAATGTGTATTCCTTGGTTTCGCCTGGAGTAATTGTACCACTCTCGGTCGCTGTCGTAGTTCCATTGCTTGTGTGAAGCTTAACTTGGAATCCTTCAGCATCTTTTAAACCTACGTTGCGAACGTGTACAGTTACTTCTGCCTTCTCTCCTCCCTGTGTATGGAGTGGGGCAGTAATGGTAGTGATGACATTGTAGTTGATGGCATCATTGACGTTTACATCGTCCACCATAATGTTCTCTCCGTCAGATATTGCGTGGATAAGAACACGACCATAACCGTGCTCTTTCTTGAAGTCGGCGTCGGCGCAGTCTACGTTTATAGTACGCCAACCGGAAGTACCAGTCAGTGTAGCGTAGTCTATTTCTGAAGCAAGTTTACGATGCTGTCCATTCACGTCAAGGTACACTTGCAACTTGCTCTTACTGCCTGGATAAGCATAGAACTGGAATGAAAGACGTGGGTTGGTTGCCTTGCCCATATCCATCTTAGGTCCTACGATGGTTGCAGCGTCGCCTGCTTTTTCTGGCGTAAACATCAATGAGCCTTCATCGTCATCAGCTGAGAAGTCGCGAGAAATCTTGAAGTGTTTCTTCGTGTCGTTATAGCTTGCACTCCATGGACCCTTTTCCCAAGCACCATAAGGCCATGATTCGTGGAATGGGAAATTGTATGGAGTTCCATAGAAGAATGGGTCGGCGAAACCTCCAGCACCGATGTGCTCTGTATCGGTATATGCCACTACTTGATAGTACTTATGACCTTGTGTGCCGTTGAGCGGAATATCCTTGATAGTAACCTCTGTGCTTGTGGTACTTTCGATGATAGGTTGCTCGTAGATTCCTTCGAAGATGCCATACTGAATGGTAGATGGGTCTATGTAACCTCCGCTGGCTCCTGTCGTAACAGGGTCCCATTTCAGAGTAATAGTTCCATCGAGATTGTCGTAAACGGTTACATTCTTGACTTTACCTGGAGTGATTTCGCTGCCGACGTATATTTTAGCCTCAGCCTTGGCACTCTTGAGATCGCCTACGTATGTGTAAACCTCGTATGAGTGTTCGCCTGGGGTTACGTTGTTGTCTGTCCACTCTATCTTCTGTCCTACAGATGGGTTGTCTATCTTATGAATAGGCATTGCAGCACCGTCGCGATAGATAGCTGCCGAAGTGAGCGATGCAAGGTCGCGTCCCATAATATCTTTCGTTGGAGTTGTAAATGTTACCTTCACAACCTGCTGACCGTTCTGTCCAGCCTGCAATGTCAGGTCGGTAATGGCAACAGGTGTACCCGAAGTTGCAGCGGTTACATCTACTTTCACTGGACGCATAATGATGTAGCCTGGACGGTCGCTCACAGCGTGAAAGCCGATACGATAGTCGCCTGTAGCTGTAGGAGTGAATGTGGTCTTCAACGTGGTAGGCGTTCCGAAAGCCGTTCCAGAGATTGGAGTTGTAGCAATGATTTCGCTATATGTTGTTGGGTCATCGCCTGTTCCGTAAGCTACGTTCATACGCTGCCCTGTACCTGAGAAGCCGCCAACAACTGCACCAGCCTCGAGTGTATATGTTTGACCAGCAGTGAGGTGCACAGGTGGCGAAACAAGCCAGTCGTCAGCCTGTACTGTGGCGTTGGCTCCATTGTAGGCTGGTGCGCCCGCACCCATGTCTTCCCACGTGTGGCCGTCGTTGTTTTTGTCCTCTACAGTCCATACTTTCTTTTTGAGTATTGTGCTGACACTTCCCCAATTCTCCTTGTATGGGTTCTCTTTCGTTACTGTGTGCGGAGTGCCCGTTGATGCAGTCTGGGCACTACTTGTCAAGGGGAGTCCAGCTATTGCGAGGGCTCCACCAAGAAGCAATGCATAAATTCTTTTTTTCATAGAAAATGTTTTTTATATTATTATTTTATCTTGAAGTATTCATACACTTGCAAGGTCTTCTTTAAATTAAAAGGTTCACCTATACTAAGAACTTTAAATTATTTGTTTACTCGCTTTGTTCCATTTTGGATAACGATTCCCTTGTAGCCCTTCTGTACACGCTGACCAACAGCATTATACATCGGATATTCTTTCTGGAGAGTTGGTTTATTGATATTGTCAATACCTGCGGTTATATCTCCTTGAACAACGGTGAGAGGTTTGTTAGACACAACACCTTTACCGTGAATCAAGATGTCGCATTTACGACCTTGAACATTTGATGGGAGAGCCTCGCAAGTAAATTTAACGACAGTCAGTCCATAGTCTTTGTAACTCTCTTCGTCTATAGTGTATCCCTTAATCCAACTTGCCATTCCAGACAATGTGTACTGTTCTTGTTTCTTCTCATCGTACCATGTTCCGTTGAGTTGGGCAACAGCACCAGGGAATACCATACCTTGTGTACAGGTTGTTTGCCCCATTGTACCCTCATTGTTCATTTGAACGAGGCCATAGTTAAAAGAAGTAGCACTGCCTTCGTCTACATATCCGTTGGCATAGTCAAACTTTGCTGAGAAGGTAACGCCCAGTGCGATGTTGCTATCAGCATAGATATTAGCTGTTTTCTTATTGCCGTCTTTAGTAGTTATAAGGCAAAGAGCTGGATTCAACACCTTATTATAATAAGGAATTCCAACACCTGACAAGCCCATATCAACACCTGCTTGGTCAAATCCACGTACTATAACGGCCAATTCTTTGTCAATGAGGAAGCCTTTGTCTTTAGGATAGAATACAGCGGCAAACTTATTATAGGTCTTTCCATTACTATCATTGATGGGGTCGTTTGCTTCAAGGTTGTCAGCCGTGCATTTAAGCTCAGCAAGAATTTCGCTTCCAGGCTTTTTAAGACCCTGTGCATCTGTCTCTACATTGGTTATGAGCATCGTCAATTCTGTTCCTTTGGGCAGTGGCGTGCTACTCTTGGAGATAGCAGTTAGGAAGATATCCTCCACCCACAGTGGAGCCATAGGCTTTTCAAGGACTTGTTGCACACCACGTGAAGTGTACTGTCCGCCAGATATCGTGCCCGAACCGAAGAGATAACCGTTGTCCATACCACCAAGGAAATAACCGTTTACCTTGTCGTCAGTGAATTGTAAAGGACGAATATGAGTTTCTGTACCTGTCAGCGTACCGCTCTTGATTCGTGGGTACCAATACATCACAGCGGGGAGGTCATAATCGAGTGGTCCCCAATGAGGATTCTCTTCCGAGAGCGTAAAGCTATCGGTACCACAAACGATGGTAGGAAGTGCATCGGCTCCATTGAAGCGAGATGTCAGATAGAAGTTTCCTTCGTTGTCGATACTGAAAGATTTTCCAGTTTGTCCTGTTCGGTCAAATGAGGTACAATTGCCATTCATATCGTAAATATTCTGATGCCAAAAGAGTTGTGTACTCTTTGGGGCGACAGGTACAAACTTTGCTGTGCCGTAGCCTGGTACGTAGAGATAGCTCGTACCGACCATCTTACCAGTTTTAGGTGTGGCTTCGAATAATGCGCCTGCAGGCTTGAGATAATAGACTGACTTTTGTGCAGCCTTTTTGGGCGACTGCTTTCCTACATAAACAGCTTTACTTTGTGAAAATGCCGTTGTGGCAATCGCCATAACGAACATACTAGAGAATAACTTTTTAATCATAGATAATAAATTTAAAAATTAAGTTAATATAGTATAAGGGTTAGTGAACCAATGTCCATTTTTCGCCTTTCAACAAGGCTTATAGCGTCGCAAATGATATTTATCTTATCAGGATTTATTCGGCAGTTCTCGTTAGACTCATACCTTAAAATCCTTAAAATATGCATCACGGTTGAGTTCTGAAACTATAAAAACATGGTATCCTGCTAATTTTTGCTTTTAAATAGCAAGATAGCATATTATTTACAGTTACCTTTATTCCTCTTACTTATTTGTACTTTTTCATAATATCGTAAAGATAAAAAAAAAAAAATAAACCCCCAAAACTTTTTGTTTATTTTTTCTAAATTTTGCAACTTTTACGTCTTTATGAATAAAGATTATCGTTTTATTGGCAGTAAAATAAAAGAGGGTGTGTTCTAAATGATATGAACCCCGAAAGTTAGACAAAAAACTTTCGGGGTTTTATTATGAGTATTAAGAATAGAAAGAAACACGATTTGGAAGATTTGCAAAAGTATATGTATCTTCTTGATGACGGTCATTCATTTGAGAGTATCCATACTACATATGGTATAAATACGGAACATCTAAAAGTCTTACGTTCAAGATACCTCCAACAGGGTCCAGGCGGCTTGCAAAAAGGTAAAAATATCAAGACTGATTTTGCATTAAAGAAACAAATTGTCCTTGAAATTGAGAAAAAGCACTTAACTTTGCACGCAGCCTCGTTAAAGTTTGGAGCAGCTCCTCAAACCATAAGTAGATGGTTAAAAGCATATCGTGAGGAAGGTTTGTCAGCTCTTGGCAAATTTAAAAGGCGAGGCAGACCACCAGACATGGGCAGACCGAAAAAGAACAGCAAGCCTCTCAGCGAGTTGGAGAAACTTTAAGGCATCAACTCCAAACCAGAAATGGACAACAGATGTCACGCAAGTATGCATACATGGTGTCAAGACGTATCTGTCTCCTATAATGGATATGTTTAACGGTGAAATCATTGCATACACCATATCAAGAAGTCCCAACTTGAAAATGACCATAGATATGCTGAAATCTGCATTTAGGAAACAGGCAAAATTTAATGGGCTGATTATGCACTCTGATCAGGGATGGCACTATCAGCACGGAATGTACCAGAAGATGCTTAAAGATAAAGGTATAGTACAGAGCATGTCTCGGAAGGGAAATTGCTTGGATAACTCCATGATGGAGAATTTCTTCGGATTAATGAAGAATGAGCTTCTATATGTGAATCATTTCGATTTATTGCTGTCTGGTAAACCTTTTTGTTACTTTTGTTTTCTTGGTCAAAACTTCAATAACATGGTCAAAAGTACACATTTTATCGGGCAAATGCAAGAAAAGGTTGATTTATGTAGATTGATGGTAAGTGATTTAGAATGTGTGAGAAACACGGATTTATGCCGTGAATTGCTTAGAGGATGAAAGTGCAGAAAATGCGGATTTGTGCAAAAGATACGTTACCAAATCGTTAGTCAAATGTGAAAGGATGTAGACAGGTAACAGGAAGCAGTTAGCACAATAGTAAGGATTTCTACTGATATGGTGTTTATGCACTGAATCACAATGTTTTGCATAGCTGAAAACGCTTCAAAAGCGGGTAACTTTGCCCACAAAAACAGAAGCGTATGCAAAAAGGGAAAATGAAGGTGTTGCTCTACCTCAAAAAGAGCGGTTTGGACAAGTCGGGGCAGGCTCCGATAATGGGACGGATAACCTATAATCGCACGATGGCTCAATTCAGCAGTAAGCTGTCGTGCAATCCCAAGTTGTGGAATGTGCGAGAGAGCCGATTGAATGGCAAGAGCCGTGAAGCAGTGGCAACCAATGCAAAGTTGGAACAACTGCTTCTCTCTGTACAACGAGCGTACCAAACGCTTTGTGATAGAGGTATAGAGTTCTCTGCAAAAGACATCAAGGAGCAGTTCCAAGGCTCAATGCAGAACCGCACTACGTTCTTGCAACGCTACGACCAGATGGTAGAAGACGAGAAGCAATTGGTTGGCGTGGAGATTTCGGCACGTTGGCACTCGATGTATTACATGCTCCGAAAGCATCTGCAAGTCTTTATACAAGAGCGATACCATACCGGCGACATTACCTTTGGGCAACTAACCGAGGAATTCTTGGACGGCTTGCATGAATACAGCGTGGGAAAACATGGTCATTCACAGAGTTATTACCGCAAGATGGCATTGGCGGTCAAGAAAGTATGCCGTTTGGCTTTTCGCGAGGGTATCATAGACCGTCCTTTCACCTTGTCAAGATAGACAGAGGAGAGAGTAAACTGCCCAGAGCGTTGGACAGGGCTTCTTTTGATAGGATAAAGCAAGTCAGATTAGAAGAGGAGGAAACAGAAATGACACTTGCCCGTAACCTTTTCCTGTTCACCTGCTACACAGGCACAGCCTTTTGCGACATGACGAATCTGCGCAAGGAACATCTTGTGCAGGATGATGCAGGTGCTATGTGGCTTAAATTCAGAAGGCAAAAGACAAACACCCTTTGTCGGGTAAAACTTCTTCCCCAAGCCGTTGCTCTGCTTGATACATACCATTCGAATGAATGGGACACGCTTTTACCGAGTATCAGCTACGAGGCCTATCGTTTCCTATTGAAAGCCCTGCAACTGAGAGCAGGAATTGCCTTTCCCTTGACCGCACATATCGGACGGCACACCTTTGCGACATTGATTACCTTGGAACGTGGCGTTCCCATCGAAACGGTAAGCCGAATGCTGGGACATAGCAGCATCCAAACGACCGAGCGTTATGCCCATGTAACACCGAAGAAAGTATTTGAGGAATTTGGTCGCTTTCTCTCTTTTACAGAAGATTTAACCCTTAGCCTTTGAGATTATGCGCAGTACATTCAACATTTTATTCTACATCAATCGCAGTAAATTGAGAACGGATGGCACAACGGCAATCCTTTGCCGTATTACGATAGACGGCTCAAAAGTCGTG
This window encodes:
- a CDS encoding choice-of-anchor J domain-containing protein; the encoded protein is MKKRIYALLLGGALAIAGLPLTSSAQTASTGTPHTVTKENPYKENWGSVSTILKKKVWTVEDKNNDGHTWEDMGAGAPAYNGANATVQADDWLVSPPVHLTAGQTYTLEAGAVVGGFSGTGQRMNVAYGTGDDPTTYSEIIATTPISGTAFGTPTTLKTTFTPTATGDYRIGFHAVSDRPGYIIMRPVKVDVTAATSGTPVAITDLTLQAGQNGQQVVKVTFTTPTKDIMGRDLASLTSAAIYRDGAAMPIHKIDNPSVGQKIEWTDNNVTPGEHSYEVYTYVGDLKSAKAEAKIYVGSEITPGKVKNVTVYDNLDGTITLKWDPVTTGASGGYIDPSTIQYGIFEGIYEQPIIESTTSTEVTIKDIPLNGTQGHKYYQVVAYTDTEHIGAGGFADPFFYGTPYNFPFHESWPYGAWEKGPWSASYNDTKKHFKISRDFSADDDEGSLMFTPEKAGDAATIVGPKMDMGKATNPRLSFQFYAYPGSKSKLQVYLDVNGQHRKLASEIDYATLTGTSGWRTINVDCADADFKKEHGYGRVLIHAISDGENIMVDDVNVNDAINYNVITTITAPLHTQGGEKAEVTVHVRNVGLKDAEGFQVKLHTSNGTTTATESGTITPGETKEYTFNCPASFENSDFQVWGEADWNADENQENNVSVKKTIKVVIAPYPAINDLKASKDGDKVKLEWTAPAVEKCTITESFETYAPFLTDEIDPWTLYDADKGRTHTFGGISFPGNGLAFAYTVFNCDGTTHGMDDATTQLFKQRFAGHNSDQAMMSFGNLGDAPSGNEDWIISPELSGKAQTITFFTKAPQCDYANYGPEDFYVAYSTSDKNTNSFKKILNESASDNINWKKVSVNLPEGAKYFAIVHTSTIPQTSYGYEPAGLIIDDITYESAPLQIIGYNVYRGDKLIASSNSMSEVTAIDPEGTENDKYYVVTMYNVGKSGPSNVASAVPSNINNVDTDATANSPIFVYTTSGVLVGNSTAALPAGIYVVKQGNKVHKVVVK
- a CDS encoding helix-turn-helix domain-containing protein, with the translated sequence MSIKNRKKHDLEDLQKYMYLLDDGHSFESIHTTYGINTEHLKVLRSRYLQQGPGGLQKGKNIKTDFALKKQIVLEIEKKHLTLHAASLKFGAAPQTISRWLKAYREEGLSALGKFKRRGRPPDMGRPKKNSKPLSELEKL
- a CDS encoding IS3 family transposase → MRKVCQLLANLKGEADHQTWADRKRTASLSASWRNFKASTPNQKWTTDVTQVCIHGVKTYLSPIMDMFNGEIIAYTISRSPNLKMTIDMLKSAFRKQAKFNGLIMHSDQGWHYQHGMYQKMLKDKGIVQSMSRKGNCLDNSMMENFFGLMKNELLYVNHFDLLLSGKPFCYFCFLGQNFNNMVKSTHFIGQMQEKVDLCRLMVSDLECVRNTDLCRELLRG